The following are from one region of the Pectobacterium actinidiae genome:
- the pyrB gene encoding aspartate carbamoyltransferase produces MVNPLYQKHIISINDLSREDLELTLRVAASLKANPQPELLKHKVIASCFFEASTRTRLSFETAMHRLGASVVGFADSNNTSLGKKGETLADTISVISQYVDAIVMRHPQEGASRLATEFSGGIPVLNAGDGANQHPTQTLLDLFTIQETQGRLNNINIAMVGDLKYGRTVHSLTQALAKFEGNRFYFIAPDALAMPDYILSMLKEKNIAYSLHNSIDDVVGELDILYMTRVQKERLDPSEYINIKSQFVLRAADLHSARPNLKVLHPLPRVDEITIDVDATPYAYYFQQAGNGIYARQALLALVLNRELVL; encoded by the coding sequence ATGGTCAATCCGCTCTATCAAAAACATATTATTTCGATTAACGACCTCAGCCGGGAAGATTTGGAACTGACGCTGCGTGTAGCCGCCAGCCTGAAAGCCAATCCTCAGCCTGAGTTGTTGAAACATAAAGTGATTGCCAGCTGCTTCTTCGAGGCCTCCACCCGGACGCGTTTATCCTTTGAAACCGCCATGCATCGCCTCGGCGCCTCTGTCGTCGGTTTCGCTGACAGCAACAACACGTCGCTGGGGAAAAAGGGCGAAACGCTCGCCGACACCATTTCCGTCATCAGCCAATACGTTGATGCCATCGTGATGCGTCACCCGCAGGAAGGCGCTTCCCGACTCGCAACCGAATTCTCCGGTGGTATTCCGGTTCTGAACGCCGGCGACGGCGCGAACCAGCACCCGACGCAGACGCTGCTCGATTTGTTCACCATTCAGGAAACGCAGGGTCGGCTGAATAACATCAATATCGCGATGGTCGGTGATTTGAAATATGGCCGCACCGTGCATTCACTCACGCAGGCGCTGGCGAAGTTTGAAGGCAATCGCTTCTACTTCATCGCCCCGGACGCGCTGGCGATGCCGGACTACATTCTGAGCATGCTGAAAGAGAAGAATATTGCTTATAGCTTGCACAACAGCATCGACGACGTCGTCGGCGAGCTGGATATCCTGTACATGACCCGCGTTCAGAAGGAGCGTTTGGATCCGTCTGAATACATCAACATCAAATCCCAGTTTGTCCTGCGTGCTGCCGACCTGCACAGCGCCCGCCCGAATTTGAAAGTGCTGCACCCGCTGCCACGCGTCGATGAGATCACCATTGATGTGGATGCCACGCCTTACGCCTATTATTTCCAGCAGGCAGGTAACGGCATTTACGCCCGTCAGGCGCTGCTGGCGCTGGTCCTGAATCGCGAACTGGTTCTGTAA
- a CDS encoding GNAT family N-acetyltransferase, with protein sequence MTTATSANLQVRPITARDDAAIAQVIRQVSAEFGLTADKGYTVSDPNLDALFALYSQPQSAYWVVEYEGRVVGGGGIAPLVAGEEDVCELQKMYFLPVVRGKGLARQLAVQALDFARQHGFRRCYLETTGHLTSAIRLYESLGFESIPHSMGNTGHTDCEVTMLKVL encoded by the coding sequence ATGACAACCGCGACCTCCGCCAATCTTCAGGTACGCCCCATCACTGCGCGAGACGATGCCGCTATCGCTCAGGTCATCCGTCAGGTATCTGCTGAATTTGGTTTGACGGCCGATAAAGGCTACACCGTTTCCGATCCTAATCTGGACGCGTTGTTTGCCCTATATAGCCAGCCGCAAAGCGCCTACTGGGTGGTTGAATACGAAGGCCGCGTGGTTGGCGGCGGCGGCATTGCCCCGCTGGTCGCAGGCGAAGAAGATGTATGCGAATTACAGAAAATGTATTTCCTACCCGTCGTGCGGGGCAAAGGGCTGGCACGTCAGTTGGCGGTTCAGGCGCTTGATTTTGCTCGTCAACACGGCTTTCGCCGCTGCTATCTGGAAACAACCGGTCACCTGACCAGCGCAATCCGGTTGTATGAGTCACTGGGCTTCGAATCGATTCCCCATTCAATGGGCAACACGGGTCACACCGACTGTGAAGTGACGATGTTGAAGGTACTGTAA
- a CDS encoding helix-turn-helix transcriptional regulator → MKQITLPENLITMFENDSLVGWAIKDTNSSFIYVNNTFKTWQTISTRYNYEGLNIRDIPVPVAEFSDIFNQQEREIERTGKAVRAITTHIQGTEKIMQPAYNVQEPIYDEHHNCIGTVISVRHVRIITPTSLLNGTIMQHSTFEPPSKIFTEKEWEVIYLLVCGMMLKDIGSILSITVDAVNSRLRSCYRKTGLNSLSGLKEYCRANKFDNYIPLFFLKKGHIIIKG, encoded by the coding sequence ATGAAACAAATTACATTACCTGAAAATTTAATCACAATGTTCGAAAACGATTCCCTCGTTGGCTGGGCAATAAAAGACACAAACTCCAGTTTTATTTATGTTAATAATACCTTTAAAACTTGGCAAACTATATCAACTCGTTATAATTATGAAGGTTTGAATATTAGGGATATCCCTGTTCCTGTCGCTGAATTTTCAGACATTTTTAACCAGCAGGAACGAGAGATAGAACGTACCGGTAAGGCTGTGAGAGCCATTACCACGCATATTCAAGGTACGGAAAAAATAATGCAGCCTGCCTACAATGTTCAGGAGCCAATCTATGATGAGCACCACAATTGTATAGGCACAGTTATCAGCGTCAGACATGTTAGGATCATCACGCCGACCTCGTTGCTAAATGGAACAATAATGCAACACTCCACTTTCGAGCCCCCTTCTAAAATATTTACTGAGAAGGAATGGGAGGTTATTTACCTGCTGGTTTGTGGGATGATGCTCAAAGATATTGGCAGCATCCTCTCAATCACCGTCGATGCCGTTAATAGCAGACTCCGAAGCTGCTACAGAAAAACAGGCTTAAATTCACTATCAGGCCTAAAAGAATACTGTAGAGCTAACAAATTTGATAACTACATCCCACTGTTCTTCCTGAAAAAAGGACATATCATTATCAAAGGCTAA
- a CDS encoding transglutaminase family protein: MKLTVNHLTHYRYDEEVKFSTQYLRLTPQDSAHQRIREWKLTLPVPAVQTTDAYGNVLHVLTLDHPHHDITIHAEGIVDIIDSEEGEDSSVQGDLSPLVFLRMTPLTEADSNIRAFAQRYYRQDAPEESLNTLMAELQLKMPYTPGATQVQDSAAAVFAMQKGVCQDHTHVFLACCRSLSIPARYVSGYVYSQDTKHVAMHAWAEVWLNGKWQGFDITNSTRQLHQHLWLAVGMDYMDACPVRGTRLGGGCEEMFSEAEVRLFARQQQVQQQQ, from the coding sequence ATGAAACTGACCGTCAACCACCTTACGCACTACCGCTATGATGAAGAAGTGAAATTCAGCACCCAGTATCTGCGCCTGACGCCGCAAGATTCCGCGCACCAAAGAATACGTGAATGGAAACTGACCCTGCCTGTTCCCGCCGTTCAAACCACCGATGCGTATGGTAATGTGCTGCATGTGCTAACGCTCGACCACCCGCACCATGACATTACGATTCATGCAGAAGGCATCGTCGATATTATCGACAGCGAAGAAGGAGAAGATTCAAGCGTACAGGGCGATCTGTCGCCGCTGGTTTTTTTACGCATGACGCCGCTCACCGAAGCTGATAGCAATATTCGGGCGTTTGCGCAGCGTTATTATCGGCAAGACGCGCCGGAAGAGAGCCTGAATACGCTGATGGCGGAATTGCAATTGAAAATGCCGTATACTCCCGGCGCAACACAGGTTCAGGATAGCGCCGCTGCCGTGTTTGCCATGCAGAAAGGCGTTTGTCAGGACCATACTCATGTCTTTCTGGCCTGTTGCCGCAGCCTGAGTATTCCGGCACGCTATGTCAGTGGCTACGTATACAGTCAGGACACCAAGCATGTTGCGATGCATGCCTGGGCGGAAGTCTGGCTGAACGGAAAGTGGCAAGGATTCGACATTACCAACAGTACCCGCCAGCTCCACCAGCATCTGTGGCTGGCCGTGGGGATGGATTATATGGATGCCTGCCCGGTACGCGGTACGCGACTGGGAGGTGGATGCGAAGAGATGTTTTCAGAGGCTGAAGTACGTTTGTTTGCGCGGCAACAGCAGGTACAGCAGCAACAATAG
- a CDS encoding circularly permuted type 2 ATP-grasp protein → MIKMKLPTAPYYDEMLSSEGKQRKHYNSYWQWLQQTDQHAIRQKKEQAELLFHRVGITFNVYGEEGGTERLIPFDSVPRIIPAHEWQLLDRGIRQRVQALNAFLYDIYHQQHILNAGIIPREQVLANEQYQPCMQGVNLHNNIYAHITGIDMVRNSDGNYYVLEDNLRTPSGVSYMLENRKMMMRLYPDLFASQHIAPVERYPSYLLQTLRESTQVDDPTVVVMTPGRFNSAYFEHSFLAQQMGVELVESADLFVKAGAVYMRTTEGPCQVDVIYRRVDDAFLDPLAFRADSMLGVPGLLSVYRAGGVVLANAVGTGVADDKSIYPYVPDMIRFYLSEEPILSNIPTWQCRDPKALRYVLDHLDSMVVKEVHGAGGYGMLVGPRATRQEIEMFRQRLLANPHNYIGQETLALSTCPTFIDDGLAPRHIDLRPFALSGEEIRLIPGGLTRVALTEGSLVVNSSQGGGTKDTWVMEGDESC, encoded by the coding sequence ATGATAAAAATGAAGCTTCCGACTGCGCCTTATTACGACGAGATGCTCTCGTCCGAAGGCAAACAACGTAAACACTACAATTCTTATTGGCAGTGGCTACAGCAAACCGACCAGCATGCCATCCGACAAAAGAAAGAGCAGGCAGAGCTGCTCTTTCACCGCGTCGGTATTACTTTCAACGTTTATGGTGAGGAAGGCGGCACCGAGCGCCTTATTCCGTTCGATAGCGTACCGCGTATTATTCCCGCTCACGAATGGCAGTTGCTCGATCGCGGCATTCGTCAGCGGGTACAGGCGCTGAACGCATTTCTTTACGATATTTATCACCAGCAGCACATTCTCAACGCGGGCATTATTCCCCGTGAACAGGTGCTGGCGAACGAGCAATATCAGCCCTGTATGCAGGGAGTAAACCTGCATAACAACATTTACGCCCATATCACGGGGATTGATATGGTGCGCAACAGCGACGGTAATTATTACGTGCTGGAAGACAATTTGCGCACCCCATCCGGCGTTTCTTACATGCTGGAAAACCGCAAAATGATGATGCGTCTCTACCCGGATCTGTTTGCCAGCCAGCACATCGCGCCCGTCGAACGCTACCCTAGCTATCTGCTACAAACGTTGCGTGAAAGTACGCAGGTTGACGATCCTACCGTGGTCGTGATGACGCCGGGCCGTTTCAACAGTGCCTACTTCGAACACAGCTTTCTGGCACAGCAAATGGGCGTCGAGCTGGTAGAAAGTGCCGATTTGTTCGTCAAAGCCGGTGCCGTCTATATGCGCACGACAGAAGGGCCTTGTCAGGTGGATGTAATTTATCGCCGTGTCGATGATGCCTTCCTCGATCCGCTGGCGTTTCGTGCCGACTCAATGCTTGGCGTACCCGGTTTGCTGTCCGTCTATCGCGCAGGTGGCGTCGTGTTAGCGAATGCCGTCGGGACTGGCGTTGCCGACGATAAATCCATCTATCCCTACGTGCCGGACATGATCCGTTTCTATCTGTCTGAAGAACCGATTCTCAGTAATATTCCCACTTGGCAGTGCCGCGACCCAAAAGCTCTCCGCTATGTGCTCGATCATCTGGACAGCATGGTGGTGAAAGAAGTCCACGGCGCAGGCGGCTATGGCATGCTGGTCGGCCCGCGCGCGACACGTCAGGAAATTGAGATGTTCCGCCAGCGCTTACTGGCAAACCCGCACAACTATATTGGTCAGGAAACGCTGGCGCTCTCCACCTGCCCGACATTTATCGATGATGGCTTAGCGCCTCGTCATATCGATCTTCGCCCTTTTGCGCTATCCGGCGAGGAAATCCGCCTGATTCCGGGCGGCCTGACGCGTGTTGCCCTCACCGAAGGCTCTCTGGTCGTCAACTCCTCGCAAGGCGGCGGCACCAAAGATACATGGGTCATGGAGGGGGACGAATCATGCTAA
- the ridA gene encoding 2-iminobutanoate/2-iminopropanoate deaminase: MSRIISTEHAPAAIGPYVQGVDLGSMIFTSGQIPVNPKSGLVADNITAQTRQSLENVQAIVEAAGLKVSDIVKMTVFVKDLHDFALVNTAYEAFFNEHSAPFPARSCVEVARLPKDVKIEIEAIAVRR; the protein is encoded by the coding sequence ATGTCACGCATTATTAGCACTGAGCACGCCCCAGCCGCCATCGGCCCTTATGTTCAGGGCGTCGACCTTGGCAGCATGATCTTCACATCCGGCCAGATCCCTGTGAATCCGAAAAGCGGCCTGGTGGCAGATAACATCACCGCTCAGACACGCCAGTCACTGGAAAACGTTCAGGCGATTGTGGAAGCCGCTGGCCTGAAAGTTTCCGATATCGTGAAAATGACCGTGTTCGTGAAAGACCTGCACGATTTCGCGCTTGTGAACACCGCATATGAGGCCTTCTTCAACGAACATAGCGCACCGTTCCCGGCTCGCTCTTGCGTTGAAGTCGCTCGCCTGCCAAAAGACGTAAAAATCGAAATTGAAGCGATCGCCGTTCGTCGCTAA
- a CDS encoding alpha-E domain-containing protein, with protein MLSRTASELYWMARYLERAESLARVLDVTYKLSMMPSHSQQQHDLALPLNLTMTHELFQQRYAQFSMNNLLNFFALDNQNPSSIYNCIEMAWNNAHAVRGSLSSEVWECINTTRIDIRNLRHQGVDTIGIDAFFDWVKERSHLFRGAMFGTLLRNDAQCFIRLGTLIERAYATAQLLNIKHQQLHNDPDPVREYYRLDTLLRAVSAREAYHSIYRQPISPETVTELLVLREDIPRSLHACVSDLVQQLEAIGSQRARVPHRLAHLLHVELRFSTLDDILAQDLPSYLNHFIGKINELADSIRHTYLEAL; from the coding sequence ATGCTAAGCCGTACCGCAAGTGAACTGTATTGGATGGCTCGCTATCTGGAACGGGCGGAAAGCCTTGCCCGTGTGTTGGATGTGACCTACAAACTCTCGATGATGCCGAGCCACAGCCAGCAACAACACGATCTGGCGTTGCCGCTAAATCTGACGATGACGCATGAATTATTTCAGCAGCGCTACGCCCAGTTTTCCATGAACAACCTGCTGAATTTCTTCGCGCTGGACAACCAGAACCCGAGCAGTATCTACAACTGCATCGAAATGGCGTGGAATAACGCACACGCCGTGCGTGGCAGCCTCTCTTCCGAGGTGTGGGAATGCATCAATACTACCCGCATCGACATTCGCAATCTGCGGCACCAGGGCGTGGATACCATCGGTATTGATGCGTTTTTTGACTGGGTAAAAGAGCGTTCTCACCTGTTTCGCGGCGCGATGTTCGGCACGCTGCTGCGCAATGATGCCCAGTGTTTTATCCGTCTTGGTACGCTGATTGAGCGCGCCTATGCGACCGCACAGTTACTGAATATTAAACATCAGCAGCTCCATAACGACCCCGATCCGGTGCGTGAGTATTATCGTCTGGATACCCTGCTGCGAGCAGTGAGCGCACGCGAGGCTTACCACAGTATCTATCGCCAGCCGATCAGCCCGGAAACCGTGACGGAACTGCTCGTCTTGCGTGAGGACATACCGCGTTCTCTGCACGCCTGCGTCAGCGATCTGGTGCAGCAACTGGAGGCCATCGGTAGCCAGCGAGCCAGAGTGCCTCATCGGCTTGCCCACCTGCTGCACGTTGAGCTGCGTTTCAGCACGTTGGATGACATTCTGGCGCAGGATCTCCCCAGCTATCTCAACCACTTTATCGGCAAGATTAACGAACTGGCTGACAGCATCCGTCACACTTATCTGGAGGCGTTATGA
- the argF gene encoding ornithine carbamoyltransferase: MQPFYKRHFLRLMDFTPAEIANLLALSTKLKADKKNGTEARRLQGKNIALIFEKDSTRTRCSFEVAAYDQGAQVTYLAPSGSQIGHKESIKDTARVLGRMYNGIQYRGYGQQIVETLAQYAGVPVWNGLTNEFHPTQLLADLLTMQEHLPNKPLSEMTLVYAGDARNNMGNTMLEAAALTGLDLRLVAPKACWPDAGLVAECQAAAEQTGGSITLTEDIAVGVAGADFIYTDVWVSMGEPKETWKERIALLKPYQVNMAMIAATGNPQVKFLHCLPAFHDDQTTMGQQMAEQYGLHGGMEVTDEVFESAHSIVFDQAENRMHTIKAVMVATLVQD, encoded by the coding sequence ATGCAACCGTTCTACAAGCGTCATTTTTTAAGGTTAATGGATTTTACACCCGCAGAAATTGCCAATCTTTTAGCCCTGTCAACGAAACTGAAGGCCGATAAAAAAAACGGGACAGAAGCCCGCCGCCTGCAAGGTAAAAACATCGCACTCATCTTCGAAAAAGATTCGACTCGTACTCGCTGCTCTTTCGAAGTTGCTGCATACGATCAAGGCGCACAAGTGACTTATCTCGCCCCGAGCGGCAGCCAAATCGGTCATAAAGAATCCATCAAAGATACCGCTCGCGTATTGGGAAGAATGTACAACGGCATTCAATACCGCGGCTATGGCCAGCAAATTGTCGAAACGCTGGCACAATACGCGGGCGTGCCAGTCTGGAACGGGCTGACAAACGAATTCCACCCCACACAGCTGCTGGCGGATCTGCTGACGATGCAGGAGCATTTGCCGAATAAACCGCTGTCAGAGATGACCCTCGTCTATGCAGGTGATGCCCGCAACAACATGGGTAACACCATGCTGGAAGCAGCCGCACTAACCGGGCTGGATTTACGCCTTGTTGCGCCAAAAGCCTGCTGGCCGGATGCCGGTCTGGTGGCTGAGTGTCAGGCAGCAGCAGAGCAAACTGGTGGCAGCATCACGCTGACGGAAGATATCGCTGTGGGCGTCGCGGGCGCAGATTTCATTTATACCGACGTTTGGGTTTCCATGGGGGAACCGAAAGAGACCTGGAAAGAGCGAATCGCGCTGCTGAAACCGTATCAGGTGAACATGGCGATGATCGCCGCAACGGGGAATCCACAGGTGAAATTCCTGCATTGCTTGCCCGCGTTCCACGACGATCAGACGACGATGGGCCAACAAATGGCGGAGCAGTATGGTCTGCACGGTGGAATGGAAGTGACGGATGAGGTTTTTGAATCCGCGCACAGCATCGTGTTCGATCAGGCGGAAAACCGCATGCATACCATCAAAGCGGTGATGGTCGCCACGCTGGTACAGGATTAA
- a CDS encoding YjgN family protein, which yields MTINTSENNTQHRVKFHGKAGEYFAIWLVNALLTAITLGIYSAWATVRRRRYFYGNTEINGDRFDYHAEPIQILKGRLLVIAGLILFYFVLSMSPVLGTIIALAFAALIPIIVIRNWRYDAIMSSYRGIRFNYHCQTGRAYWVLLIFPILLLLAFYVLLAVVIVIGMQSNSPILIGFIALAIAIPGFAAVNGIMKMMQLDFYVNNLFFGKTAFNAELTKGAFIKFALISLLIFVPFLIASLSFMSSFFFTLFQTIMMGGDNEELILMMLLSNVFNMIMMVVVALLGVLVSSSYLVVAQRNYLFNQASLNGGVKLHSSMQTLSYMGLLITNSLITIFSLGWATPVAEIRHARYIANATAVEGDLELLHVQAHQDTANSALAEEAVQALDLGVGL from the coding sequence ATGACTATCAATACTTCAGAAAATAACACACAGCATCGTGTGAAGTTTCATGGTAAGGCTGGGGAATATTTTGCAATTTGGCTGGTGAATGCATTATTAACGGCAATCACCCTGGGGATTTATTCTGCCTGGGCGACAGTTCGTCGTCGCCGTTATTTCTACGGTAATACGGAAATTAATGGTGACCGTTTTGATTACCACGCGGAACCCATTCAGATCCTCAAAGGACGTTTGCTGGTTATTGCGGGTCTTATCCTGTTTTATTTCGTATTGTCAATGTCACCTGTGCTCGGCACTATTATTGCGTTGGCATTTGCGGCACTCATTCCGATTATCGTGATCCGCAACTGGCGTTATGACGCCATTATGTCCAGCTACCGTGGTATCCGCTTTAACTATCATTGCCAGACGGGCCGTGCGTATTGGGTATTACTGATTTTCCCTATTCTGCTGCTGCTGGCTTTTTACGTTCTGTTAGCGGTTGTAATAGTGATTGGCATGCAGAGTAATAGCCCGATCCTGATTGGATTTATTGCGCTGGCCATTGCTATTCCGGGGTTCGCTGCGGTAAATGGCATCATGAAAATGATGCAGCTTGATTTCTATGTTAATAACCTGTTCTTCGGCAAAACGGCGTTTAACGCCGAGTTGACGAAAGGTGCGTTTATTAAATTTGCCCTGATTAGCCTGCTGATTTTTGTTCCTTTCCTGATCGCATCGCTGTCATTCATGAGCTCGTTCTTTTTCACACTGTTCCAAACGATTATGATGGGCGGCGACAATGAAGAACTCATCCTGATGATGCTGCTGAGCAACGTTTTCAATATGATCATGATGGTCGTCGTGGCGCTGCTGGGTGTGCTGGTTTCCAGCAGCTATCTGGTGGTTGCACAGCGTAATTATCTATTTAATCAGGCATCATTGAACGGCGGCGTGAAATTGCACTCTTCTATGCAAACGCTGTCTTACATGGGATTACTGATAACAAATAGCCTGATTACTATTTTCTCTTTGGGTTGGGCAACGCCTGTGGCAGAGATTCGTCATGCACGCTATATCGCTAATGCGACTGCGGTTGAAGGCGATCTGGAACTGCTGCACGTTCAGGCACATCAGGACACTGCAAACAGCGCACTGGCCGAAGAGGCTGTGCAGGCGCTCGATTTGGGTGTCGGTCTGTAA
- a CDS encoding helix-turn-helix transcriptional regulator, giving the protein MEPDLTPVEYYFDNSLFGWAIKDSNSQYVYGNKMVCQYFGVTENKLLGCLDTDLIPDISEHYAHILHDDQKILTTNEMSIVLKTFDYGRRNRLRSFLVEKRPWRINDGNDGIICTYIEITNVYFSTFLVPYERKPFVFTRPANIFTDKEWEVVLLLQCGVKQNSIPDILGISSSTLRNRITRCCDKTGVANSATLIQHCNQKGWDNYIPPFFLMKGHVSIT; this is encoded by the coding sequence ATGGAACCAGATTTGACTCCTGTTGAGTATTACTTTGATAACTCTTTGTTTGGCTGGGCAATAAAGGACAGTAACTCCCAGTATGTTTATGGCAATAAGATGGTATGTCAGTATTTTGGTGTAACGGAAAATAAACTTTTAGGCTGTCTCGATACGGATTTAATACCTGATATCAGCGAGCACTACGCCCATATATTGCATGATGACCAAAAAATATTGACCACAAATGAAATGAGTATTGTCCTCAAAACATTTGATTATGGAAGACGAAATAGACTGAGGTCCTTTCTGGTGGAGAAGCGTCCTTGGCGGATCAATGATGGTAATGACGGTATTATTTGCACTTACATAGAAATCACCAATGTTTACTTTTCAACCTTTCTTGTGCCATACGAAAGGAAGCCCTTTGTGTTCACCAGACCGGCAAATATCTTTACAGACAAAGAGTGGGAAGTCGTGCTTTTACTACAGTGTGGAGTGAAGCAGAACAGTATTCCAGACATACTCGGTATAAGTTCTTCAACGCTGCGTAATAGGATAACGCGTTGCTGTGATAAAACCGGTGTGGCAAACAGCGCCACCCTGATCCAACACTGCAACCAAAAAGGATGGGATAACTACATTCCTCCCTTTTTTCTGATGAAAGGGCATGTGTCGATTACCTGA
- the rraB gene encoding ribonuclease E inhibitor RraB, producing MANRELLEEQREETRLIIEELLDDGSDPDALYTIEHHFSAEKFEVLEKVAVEAFKLGYEVTDAEELEVEDGVLLMCCDAISEVALKAELIDAQVEQLLALAERHGVNYDGWGTYFEDPDGEGEEDGDDEDFYDEDDDGKRH from the coding sequence ATGGCAAACCGCGAATTACTGGAAGAGCAACGGGAAGAAACACGCCTGATCATTGAAGAACTGCTGGATGATGGCAGCGATCCTGACGCGCTCTATACCATTGAACACCATTTCTCTGCTGAGAAGTTTGAAGTGTTGGAAAAAGTCGCTGTAGAAGCCTTCAAATTGGGCTATGAAGTGACCGATGCGGAAGAACTGGAAGTGGAAGATGGCGTGTTGCTGATGTGCTGCGATGCCATCAGTGAAGTTGCGCTAAAGGCGGAACTGATCGACGCACAGGTAGAACAGCTGCTGGCGCTGGCAGAACGCCACGGCGTGAATTACGACGGGTGGGGCACCTACTTCGAAGATCCCGATGGTGAAGGCGAAGAAGACGGGGATGATGAAGATTTTTATGATGAAGACGATGACGGCAAGCGCCACTAA
- the pyrI gene encoding aspartate carbamoyltransferase regulatory subunit: MTHDNKLQVEAIKRGTVIDHIPAQVGFKLLTLFKLTATDQRITIGLNLPSNHLGRKDLIKIENVFLTEQQANQLAIYAPQATVNQIDEYDVVRKLVPTLPDYITGVLTCPNSNCISRSEPVSSSFSVKQRDGDVHLKCKYCEKEFERQAVLQDC, translated from the coding sequence ATGACACACGATAATAAATTACAGGTTGAAGCGATCAAACGTGGCACGGTGATCGACCACATTCCCGCACAGGTGGGTTTTAAGCTGCTAACGCTGTTTAAACTGACCGCAACAGACCAGCGCATCACCATCGGCCTGAACTTGCCGTCCAACCACCTTGGGCGCAAAGATCTGATCAAGATCGAGAACGTTTTCCTGACTGAACAACAGGCGAATCAGTTGGCGATCTACGCACCGCAGGCTACCGTCAATCAGATTGATGAGTATGACGTGGTACGCAAGCTGGTGCCAACGCTGCCAGACTACATTACCGGCGTGCTCACCTGCCCGAACAGCAACTGCATCAGCCGCAGCGAGCCGGTTTCGTCATCATTCAGCGTGAAGCAGCGCGACGGCGACGTTCACCTGAAGTGTAAGTACTGCGAAAAAGAGTTTGAGCGTCAGGCTGTGCTGCAAGATTGCTAG
- a CDS encoding YhcH/YjgK/YiaL family protein, with amino-acid sequence MITGNVHHLELVPYLPAKLREAIEYVKQNITADTPLGKHDIEGNSVFVLISNDSTDLLEKRRAEYHAKYLDIQIVLSGVEGMTFSNLPAGKPDTDWLADKDIAFLPAGEQEKQFVMQEGDFVVFFPGEVHKPLCAVGEPAHVRKAVVKIDASLV; translated from the coding sequence ATGATTACTGGCAACGTCCACCACCTTGAACTGGTTCCTTATCTGCCTGCCAAACTGCGCGAAGCGATTGAGTACGTGAAGCAAAACATTACGGCAGACACGCCGCTGGGCAAGCATGATATCGAGGGTAACAGCGTGTTTGTGCTGATCTCCAACGACAGCACCGATCTGCTGGAAAAACGCCGTGCCGAGTATCACGCTAAGTATCTGGACATTCAGATTGTGCTGTCCGGTGTGGAAGGGATGACGTTCAGTAACCTGCCTGCGGGCAAGCCGGATACCGATTGGCTGGCGGATAAAGACATTGCTTTCCTGCCTGCGGGCGAACAGGAAAAACAGTTTGTGATGCAGGAAGGGGACTTTGTCGTCTTCTTTCCTGGGGAAGTGCACAAACCGCTGTGCGCCGTCGGCGAACCGGCGCACGTGCGCAAAGCCGTGGTGAAAATCGACGCGTCGCTGGTGTAA